In Chryseobacterium gleum, a single genomic region encodes these proteins:
- a CDS encoding RagB/SusD family nutrient uptake outer membrane protein — protein MKNRFYKAIVLIALTSGIGFSSVSCGDEFIEDVKNKGAFDSNNYFQNEEQSFSALVSVYDLLRKYSGGFENTVTFFNAASDDFYSGGGSPTDGTGIQSFSNYSIDQITVPKTYWNDFYQGIARANLLIQRIPDAKMNDQTRKRFVAEAKTLRALYYFELLKMFGNIPLILQPITAADDFYNIPQAEPQKVYEQIESDILASINDLPLSIAPTNKAEVGRISQGTARAILGKIYLYNNKKDLAAAQFAEVNGTPGQVSQYGYKLIANYNDLWRPDNKFTTESILEVMHTNKGNSDWGFWGQGKDEGNSICIMIGPRGYDRLKTTAPDIVSGWAFNTATEDLYNFLKDDPRFNATILNAKQLTANGEIKYSPAHNDTGYFLNKYLPRRDEVSNLPGAPELNYSRNYIVIRLADTYLMEAEALNGSGARAQALLDAVRARVGLPSIPVTLQAVKDERRRELAGEGHRWFDLVRWGEAPSKLASRGFKPNKNELLPIPYNELLNTKIKQNPGY, from the coding sequence ATGAAAAATAGATTTTATAAAGCAATAGTATTGATCGCTCTTACATCAGGTATTGGATTCAGTTCCGTATCTTGTGGTGATGAGTTCATTGAAGATGTAAAGAATAAAGGAGCTTTTGACTCCAATAATTACTTCCAGAATGAAGAACAATCTTTTAGTGCACTGGTATCAGTGTATGATCTGCTAAGAAAATATTCTGGTGGATTTGAAAATACGGTAACTTTCTTTAATGCAGCCTCAGATGATTTCTATTCTGGGGGCGGAAGTCCTACAGATGGTACAGGTATACAAAGTTTTTCTAACTATTCCATTGATCAGATCACTGTTCCTAAAACCTACTGGAATGATTTCTATCAGGGAATTGCTAGAGCAAATCTCCTTATTCAGAGAATTCCGGATGCTAAAATGAATGATCAGACACGCAAGAGATTTGTCGCTGAAGCTAAAACGTTGAGGGCTCTTTACTATTTCGAACTGCTTAAAATGTTTGGAAATATTCCATTAATTTTACAGCCTATTACAGCTGCTGATGATTTTTATAATATCCCTCAGGCAGAGCCACAGAAAGTATATGAGCAGATCGAATCAGATATTTTAGCATCCATTAATGATCTTCCACTCTCTATTGCGCCTACTAACAAGGCTGAGGTGGGAAGAATAAGCCAAGGGACAGCCAGAGCTATTTTAGGAAAAATTTATTTGTATAACAATAAAAAAGATCTTGCTGCAGCCCAATTTGCCGAAGTAAATGGAACACCAGGACAAGTCAGCCAGTATGGATATAAATTAATTGCCAATTATAATGATCTGTGGAGACCAGACAATAAGTTCACTACAGAATCTATTCTGGAAGTAATGCATACCAATAAAGGAAATTCGGATTGGGGCTTCTGGGGTCAGGGAAAGGATGAAGGAAACTCTATCTGTATAATGATAGGACCGAGAGGATACGATAGATTAAAGACAACAGCACCCGATATTGTTTCAGGATGGGCATTTAACACTGCAACAGAAGATCTTTATAATTTCTTGAAAGACGATCCGAGATTCAATGCTACTATCCTGAATGCAAAACAACTGACTGCAAACGGAGAAATCAAATATTCACCTGCTCATAATGATACAGGTTATTTTCTGAATAAATATCTTCCTAGAAGAGATGAAGTTTCTAATCTTCCCGGAGCTCCGGAGCTTAACTACAGCAGGAATTATATCGTGATCAGATTGGCAGACACGTACTTAATGGAAGCAGAAGCATTAAACGGTTCGGGCGCAAGAGCCCAAGCACTATTGGATGCAGTTAGAGCCAGAGTTGGCCTGCCGTCAATACCTGTAACATTACAAGCTGTTAAAGATGAACGCAGACGTGAACTAGCTGGTGAAGGACACCGATGGTTTGATCTGGTAAGATGGGGAGAAGCACCTTCCAAATTAGCATCGAGAGGATTTAAACCAAATAAGAATGAACTTTTACCAATTCCTTATAACGAACTTCTTAATACGAAGATCAAGCAAAATCCTGGTTATTAA